Within the Bosea sp. 685 genome, the region TCGTCGGCCATCAAAGGCGTCAGGATGTCCAGCACGGACTGGAGCTCTGCGGTGGAGTTGGCCCCCGCATGGTGTGTCGCCGAGGCTTTGAGGCTGCGCACACGGGCGTTCACGTAAAAGGCCGGACCGGAGTATTCGCCGTTCGGATCGATCAATTCGGCGGCTGCCTCGGTATGGGAAAAGACGGCTATGCTGGTGTCGAGGCCGGGGACCGTCTTGCCGAAGAAGCGGACCATGTCCTCGCCAAGCATCTTGGTCATCCCATAGAAGGTATAAGGCTCGCGGGGATGGTTCTCGTCGGTCGGCCGGTAACGGGCGAAACGCGTCGGGTAAACCTGGTCGCTCGAAGCAAAGACGAGCCGCAGCGGATTTTGCACAGCCAGGGCCGCCGCGGCTTCCAGGACATTGCGAGTTCCCACAACGTTGGCGTCCCAAAGAAGATTGCGTGCCTGGGGCTGAAAGGAAATGACGGCTGCCATGTGATAGACGGACGTGGCACCCGCCATGGCCTGCTCGACGTCGCTGAGGGAGGCGAGATTCCCGACATGGCAGCGAATGCCCGCCGCCTGCGTCGCCACCAGATTAGGATCGCCGGGCAATGCCAGCGTGGCGACCTCCTCGCCTCGCGCAATGAGGGCCCGAGCCAAATGACCGCCGACTCGACCGGTGGCTCCGGAGATGAACGTGGTCATGCTTTCAGCGACTCCGTCTTGTCATCAGGTATGATCTATTGGATCTACAGATCATACCTGTGAGGCGTGCGCAAGCTGCGCGTGGCGGTGGCGCTCGGATTCCAAGCCAGTGCTGGGTAGGCGAACAATGGACGGCGCGGTCGTTCGAGTGGCTTTCAATCAGCTGGACGGCTGCTCGCCGATGAAAACGCGCTGACGCGACGCCCGGATGTGCTCCTGCATGGCGGTTCTGGCTGCCGCCGGATTGCGCGCCTCGATCGCCGAAACAATCGCGCGATGTTCGGTGATGGTCGGCGTAAGCCGCCTGACGGCATCGTCGGCGGACAGCATCGCAGCCACCTTGAGCCCGATCTCCACAGGCTTCGCGATCGCCGCGATCGTCTGGATGTAGTAGGCGTTGCCGGCAGCCTTTGCGATTGCCGCGTGAAAAGCGAGATCGTGTTCCGGGCCAAGATGACCCGAGGCGACGATGGCCTCCAGCTGTCTCGCACTTTCCTCAATGAGCTTGAGCGCCTTCTGATCGGCTCGAGCTGCCGCCAACGCGGCGATCTCGGGTTCGACCCCGAACCGGAACTCGTAGCAGGCCTCCAGGTCGGCGATGGAGTGCGCGGGCGCCGCTTCGAAGATCGTGGTGCTTCGCCCTTCGAGGACACGATTGCCCGTGCCTCGCTTGGACTCGATGAGCCCGTCGTGCCTCAGGCGGGTCAGGGCCTCCCGGAGCACGGTCCGCGATACCCCGTAACTCTGCGCGAGTTCATCTTCCCGCGGAAGCAGGTTTCCACGTGCGAATTCGCCGGACGATATCTTGTCGCGGATCGACCCATAGACTTCCTGGCCGAGGCTGACCTGGCCCCGCCGTGGTCCGTCCTCCTTCGCTACCATTTCTATCGCACCTCTTCCCCGGAAAGCCGGCTCCAACCCTAGCCTACTTCGAACGAACTAGCCCAGGCCATTAGATTATACCTGTCACGTTGACAGATCATACCAGGGCCGGCTAGCGTCTCTTCGAACGGCGCTCTTCACAGGACACCAAGTGACGCGATCACAGTCTCCGTCGTTGCACCCGCCTCCGTTGCCTGCATCGCCGGCTCGCTTGGCATTTTTTGATCCATGGGAGGATTCGTGTTGAGCTTCACGTTTGGTCGACGTCGGTTCGCCGCCGCCTGCTTCGCGCTCGCCGCCGCGGGTGCGGCATCGATCGCCCACGCCGATGCGTGGGACACTATCGAGAAGGCGAAGGCCATACGAGTGGCCATCGACCCCGCTGCGCCGCCCTATTCATCGCTGGATTCGCTGGGACAATATGCGGGTTCCGAAGTCGAGGTCGCCAAACGGCTCGCATCCGATCTCGGGCTGGCTCTGACGATCGTTCCGACCGCGCCCGCCAACCGAATTCCCTACCTAATCACGGGGCAGGCGGACGTCGTGATATCGACGCTGTCCATCACGGATGAGCGCAAGAAGGTCATCGAATTCTCCGCGCCGTACAGCGGTATCCAGATCGTCGTCGGTGCGCCAAAAGCGGCCGGAGTCACGTCCCTGGCCGATCTGGTGGGAAAACGCGTCGCCGTCACCCGCGGCTCGACGAACGACACCGAGATAACCAGCAATGCGGTCCCGGGCACGAACATCATACGCTTTGAAGACGACGCAACATCGATCACTGCGGTCCTCAGCGGCCAAGCCGATGCCTACGTGACCGCACCGGCGCTGCTTTCCACTGTCCGGGAGCGTAATCCGGCGCTGGGAATGGTGTCCGTCATCGTCCTAAAAACGAACGTCACAGGCATTGGCGTGCGCAAGGGCGAAAACAGGCTTCTTGAGAAGGTCAACAGCTGGGTCAAAGGCAGACTCGCTGACAATTCGCTCGACGGCATCTATCGGAAAGCCTTCGGCGAGCCTTTGCCGAAGGAGGTGGCCGAACAGACTGGGCGTTGATCCTGCGAGCCAGAGAGGGTCGTGTCGCTCAACAGCCTATAAGAGCTGAGGTCACCCCACGGCGCGGGCAAGGGGGAGCTTGACCATCTTCTGGCGCGCACTTTGCTTGGATCATGCCCCCAAGGTCGGAGAACTCGACGATAGCCCATGTCACGCCTGGGTAACTTGAAGGGTCTCGGCGACCACGTCCCCCAGGATCTGAACGCCTCTCTCGATGCTTTTGAGATCAAGCGCGGCATAGCCCATGACGAGCCCCAGTCGATCCGGATGCGCCTCCGGCGATTTGGGGTCGTAGAGCGAAGCGATAGAATGTATGCCGATCCGCGCCTGGCGAGCGTTGTTCACGAGCGTGCCTTCCATCCGAGCGGGCAGGGTCCGGAACCAGACGACGATGTGAAGACCAGCGTCGGCTCCCTCGATTTCAATCGCGTCTCCAAATTTTAGCCTAAGGGCGTTCAGTAGCGTCTGGCGTCTCTCGCCGTTGGACCGGCGGACTCGGCGAACATGACTCTCGTAAGCTCCCGCTTCGATGAGGGTTGCCAACGCATCTTGCTCGGTCACTGGCGTATGCCGGTCCGTAAGCTGTTTCGCCGTCGCGAACAGGTTTTGAAGTTCCGGGGGGACGACCAGATAACCGATACGAAGCATGGGAGAGAGCGTCTTCGAAATCGTCCCCAGGTAGATGACGTTGCTCCCCTCCTGAAGGCCGTAGAGCGGCGGCACGGGCTTGATGTCGTACCGGTACTC harbors:
- a CDS encoding NAD(P)-dependent oxidoreductase; its protein translation is MTTFISGATGRVGGHLARALIARGEEVATLALPGDPNLVATQAAGIRCHVGNLASLSDVEQAMAGATSVYHMAAVISFQPQARNLLWDANVVGTRNVLEAAAALAVQNPLRLVFASSDQVYPTRFARYRPTDENHPREPYTFYGMTKMLGEDMVRFFGKTVPGLDTSIAVFSHTEAAAELIDPNGEYSGPAFYVNARVRSLKASATHHAGANSTAELQSVLDILTPLMADDEPLLLAYDQNGHPHTQELIDVRDIVTGLALIHDRPEAVGQTFNLAPDHPVSLAEFVPHLAKATGRRVMEAHLPIELGRTHGSNAKARAILGFRPRFSMFDMVDEAVGAK
- a CDS encoding transporter substrate-binding domain-containing protein, whose amino-acid sequence is MSFTFGRRRFAAACFALAAAGAASIAHADAWDTIEKAKAIRVAIDPAAPPYSSLDSLGQYAGSEVEVAKRLASDLGLALTIVPTAPANRIPYLITGQADVVISTLSITDERKKVIEFSAPYSGIQIVVGAPKAAGVTSLADLVGKRVAVTRGSTNDTEITSNAVPGTNIIRFEDDATSITAVLSGQADAYVTAPALLSTVRERNPALGMVSVIVLKTNVTGIGVRKGENRLLEKVNSWVKGRLADNSLDGIYRKAFGEPLPKEVAEQTGR
- a CDS encoding FadR/GntR family transcriptional regulator, which translates into the protein MVAKEDGPRRGQVSLGQEVYGSIRDKISSGEFARGNLLPREDELAQSYGVSRTVLREALTRLRHDGLIESKRGTGNRVLEGRSTTIFEAAPAHSIADLEACYEFRFGVEPEIAALAAARADQKALKLIEESARQLEAIVASGHLGPEHDLAFHAAIAKAAGNAYYIQTIAAIAKPVEIGLKVAAMLSADDAVRRLTPTITEHRAIVSAIEARNPAAARTAMQEHIRASRQRVFIGEQPSS